The following nucleotide sequence is from Thermostaphylospora chromogena.
CGTCGCCGAGTGGCTGCGCGCGGCTCGTGCGCCCATCCCGGAGGGGGCGAGGCCGGCCGCGGAGCCCGATACGCCGCCGCTGGCACCGTCTACGGGGCAGGCGGAGCCGTCGGCGGCGGAGATGGTGGTCACGGCCCAGGAGCTGGCCGGGTATTTGAAGAAGGCGCCTTTGGGAGTCAAGCAGGTGCGCAGGCTCCTCAAAGGAAAGGAGATCGACGGCGGGCGGACCCATCGGTATCTGCTTGGGGAGGCGGCGGCATGGATTCTGACGCGTCATGTTCGGCAGGCGAGGCGGCGTGGGCGGCGGGGGAAGAGACGGGAAGGGCCGGCCGGGGCGGCCTGACCGGGCGCCTGCCGGGTCTTCCGGGATCTGGAGCATGACACCGGGCGGCGGCCGAGGGGAGGCACGCGAGTTTTCAGACGCGGCCCAAGGCACACACGGGGTGGTGTGCGAGCTGACCGTATGACGCCGCTCGGCGTGGGAGAGCATCGCCTGCTCGTTACCGGCTGAGCCACGCTCGGCGGAGTCGGACGGATCGAGCACGGTGCTTGCCGTCTCCACGCCGCCGCTTCCCGGGAGCGAGCACAACCTGCTCATGATCGGTCCGGGTATGGATCGGGGCCAGGGCACGCGTCGCGCCGCCTCGTGACCGTCAGCCCGGTCCTTCATATCCCTATCCACCGAGCACCTCTATCGTGAGCTTTTTTCATCCAAACCTCCAGAAGTGCTTCACGGGTTCGGCTCCATAGGGGCGCATGATCGTAATCACGGTTTCGTTTCCGGCTTCGGCGCGCACGGACTCCATGACAGGGCTGATGAGCTGTTGGAACGTGGGATGAACGGGCTCTGTGAGGCGGCCGGCCCTGTCGAAACAGGATCAGCGACCCATCTGGTAAGGCGATTAATCCTCTTCTCTGCTACCGGTAGCAAATGAACCGGCATACTATGACTTACTCCGTTTCCGGGGCCGGGCATTGATTCTGGAGGAACGTTGGGTAACGGACGCTACCGAACCGTCTTTCACACCGCCCTTACGCCGGCCGATGCCTTCGACACTGCTAGGAGGGAGCTCCGATCCTGGTTGGTCGTCAAGAGCAGACACAAGAGCATCGACATCGCCGCCTATGATGCAGGAGAGACCCGGTTAGGGGACGGAATCGTACTGTTGCATAATGCTCAGGCTGAGGAGGGGGGCGCGCAGACACGGCAATGGCAGCTCCGGGAGAACCGAGGCGGCGGATATTGGTTGAGCTCGCTGGTCGTTCACGCGCCTGCAAAGGCTAAGGATCCGCAGCAGCGCACCTGGTTCTGGATCGATGTGGAGTATGTGCGCACCGCCGACGGGGATGCGGAGGATCGGTCGGCTCCGAAGGCCGCCATTCCGAGAATAGCCCGTCAGCTTCTAGGCGTCGTCGATGCTCGTGATCATTGGGCCGAGCTCGCCGCGAAACCCATCCTCATCAGGCCGGATCGGATCGATGACCTCCTAGAGGTTCTCACCGATGACGAACGCCGGCTTCCGACCGTGGTCGCATCCCCCCATAATCGGGTCCCCTTTGACGATTGGCGCAAGACGATCGAAGGCGTGACGAGGTTCCTCCCCGGACTCGCGAGTCTCTACATCCTCGATCCGCCCGCCGCGCATGAGTTCAACAGAGAGGTCGGCGCTGCCTTCGGAGTCTGGGGTGGCGCGGTCCGTACATACCTGCCCGGCCTGGATCTGGCGTTAGACGAGGATGCCGCCCGGCATCGGGTGTTATCCAGTACCCGCATCGAGGCTGATGTAGATCGTTCCGCCCGGCTTCTCGCCGGCCTTCCGCGGCGGCTGGCCTCCGGCGGTCGTCTCCCCAAGCCGCTCAGCCGGTTGTCGCGAGCCGCCGTCGCATCCGCTGTCAGCAGGTCCGAGTCGTCGGATGGAACGGCTAGTCCTGACCTCGATCTCCTTCTCGAAGAGAGGACGAAGATTCTCCAGGAGAACAACGAATTACGCGAGCTTCTCGAGCTTGCCGACCACGAGGAGCGCAGGCTCCGGGCTGAGATCGACGATCTCCAGAACGGTTTGCTGGAAACAGCAGCAGAGCTTGAAGTGGAAAATCAGAAGAACGTCGATCTCTTCAACTTGGTCCGTACCCTTAGAAAGCGTCTTGAGGATGCCGGGCGAGCCGAAGAAGCATATCTTCCCGCGGAAGAGACGACTCGGCTTCCTACCCAGCTTCCCGAGGTTCTCGAACGGCTCGAGGAACTGGACCGTGTCGAATTCACCGGTGATGTCGACCTCGTATGGAAACTCGAAGAGAAGGCGCAGTCGTCGACATGGGCTCAGACTACGTGGCGGGTTGTCGTCGCATTACAGGAATACGCGGATTCGGTCGCTCGCGGCAAGTTCCATGGTGATTTTCGGCGCTGGTGCTTAGAACCCCCTTCCGGGGCTTCGGCGATTCCCGTTGGCAAGGTGAAACCCGACGAGTCGGACACGGTCCGGAAGAATGCCAAGATGCGCCGGAAGCGAGAGCTTCCGGTGCCTCGGGATGTGGATAATTCCGGCCGCGTTTACATGGGGGCGCATATCCGCATCGGGGGAGGAGCGGGGATGAGCGCGCCTCGCCTCCACTATTACGATGACGTTCGGGGGACAGGTAAGATCTATATCGGATATTTAGGTCCCCACCTTGAGGTCAAGTCGACCAACTGATCTTATTCAACAGTTCTGAGTCCAATGGCTGGACCGTTCTCCAGGTTCCCTGCGCGGGCGACTCCGCGCCGCCCGGGTGGAGCCGGCCGGGACGGCGGTCAGATCGTTCGAGGGACAGGCGGTCAGCACGCGCGCCCCGTGGCGGGCGCAGTGGGTAGCTGAAGATCCTCGCGCCGGAGATCGGCTCGTGCGGGCGCGGTGCCGGATGGTCGGCGTGTCCGCACGTCGAACCGGCCGCGTTGCGCCCGCAATCCTGGATACGTAATATCCAGGATCGTGAGGATGAGCGAGGGCGTGGAGTGGGCGCTGCACACGTGCCTGAACCTGACCTGGATCGATGACGGCGCGCCCGTGCCGGCCGCGGCTCTGGCCGCCTACTTCAAGCTGCCTCCCGCCTACCTCAACAAGCAGTTGCAGGCGCTGGTGCGGGCCGGGATCGTCTCGTCGGTGCCCGGTCCACGCGGCGGGTTCCAGCTCGCTCGCGCGCCCCGCGACATCTCCGTGCTGGATGTGGTGGTGGCGATCGAGGGCGCCGAGGAGGCGTTCCGGTGCACCGAGATCCTGCGGGATGCCCCGGACGGCGAGCCGGAGGCCGACTATCGCGCGACCTGTGTGATCTCGCAGGTCATGCGGAAGGCGGAGCTGGCCTGGCGGCGTGAGCTGGCCGGGCGGAGCCTGGCCGAGGTCAAGGCCACGGTCGAGGCCCAGGTCCCAGGGGTGGCGGAGCGGACCCGTCGCGGGTTGCGGAACCGGCGCGTCTGAAGCGTTCCCCTCGTGAGAGGGGCTTTCTTGGAGGGTTATTCTGGATGTTTCCTATCCAGGTTGAGGAAAAACGGGGCGGGTGGTCCGGCGTCCTGGCGGTGACGTTGGGGATCTTCTCGCTGATGACGTCGGAGCTGCTGCCCGTGGGCCTGCTCACGCCGGTCGCTGAGGCGATGGACGTCTCCGCGGGCATGGCCGGAGCGATGGTCACCGTGCCGGGGATCATCGCCGGCCTGGCCGCGCCCATGCTCACCGTGTGGGCGGGGACGGTCGATCGCAGGCTCATGCTGGCCGGGCTGGTCGGATTGATGGCGGTGGCGAACCTGGCCTGCGCGCTCGCCCCGCACTTCGCCGTCATCCTGGCGGCCCGGCTCGCCGTCGGGATCAGCGTGGGCGGCTTCTGGGCCATCGCGGGCGGGCTGGCCTCCCGTCTGGTGCCGCCCCAGCAGATCGGCAGAGCCACCACCGTCATCTTCGGCGGCGTCTCCACCGCCTCCGTGCTGGGCGTTCCGGCCGGGACGCTGATCGGGGAGGTCGCCGGATGGCGGGCCGCGTTCGCCGCCGTCGGCGTCCTGGGCCTGACCGCGCTGGCCGCCCTGCTCCTGCTGGTGCCGTCCCTGCCCGCGCAACGCACGATCGCCTTCGCCCATCTGCCCAGGCTGCTGCGGACGCACGGGAGCGTGCGCATCGGCCTGATCGCCACCGCATTGCTGGTCACCGGGCACTTCGCCGCCTACACCTTCCTCCGCCCGCTCCTGCGCGACCTCGCCGGGATCGACGACGAGCTGGTCGGCGCGCTGCTGATGGGGTACGGAGTGGCGGGCGTGGCGGGCAACTTCGTCGCCGGACACCGGGCCTCCCGGCAGCTGCGGGGGACGCTCGCGCTGATCGCCGCCGCCCTGGCCGCCGCCACGGCGCTGTTCGCCCTGGCCGTCACCGGACCGGTCACCGCCACCGTCCTGGTGCTCGTGTGGGGCCTGGCCTACGGCGGGGTCTCGGTGACCCTGCAGACCTGGATGCTCCGCGCCGCGCCCGACCAGACCGAGTCCGCCTCGTCGCTGTTCGTCGCGGTCTTCAACCTGTCCATCGCCCTCGGCGCGCTGCTCGGCGGGCTCACCGCCGACACCCTCGCCACCACGGGTGTCCTCTGGCTGGCCTGCGGGCTGACCCTGGCCACCGCCTTCACCGCCCTCGGCACCCGCGATCAGCGGATGCTCTGATCAAGAAGAGAGAGAACAAGTGACGCACACCATCATCAACCCCGAGTCCCTGCACAACCCGGTCGCCTTCGGCTACAGCCACCTGGCGCGCGCCACCGGCGAGATCGTCTTCATCGCGGGCCAGTACGCATCCGACGGCGACGGCCAGGTCACCTCCGAGGACTTCGCCGACCAGGTCAGGCAGTCGTTCGCGAACCTCGGCAAGGCCCTGGCCGCCGCCGGTCTGGACTACAGCAACGTCGTGCAGATCCGCACCCACATCGTCGACCACGACCTGGCCAAGCTGGAGATCCTCGCCAAGGC
It contains:
- a CDS encoding RidA family protein; protein product: MTHTIINPESLHNPVAFGYSHLARATGEIVFIAGQYASDGDGQVTSEDFADQVRQSFANLGKALAAAGLDYSNVVQIRTHIVDHDLAKLEILAKAVREIWGDQPPTQTLTGVAALALPGMLFEVDAIAVTG
- a CDS encoding MFS transporter → MFPIQVEEKRGGWSGVLAVTLGIFSLMTSELLPVGLLTPVAEAMDVSAGMAGAMVTVPGIIAGLAAPMLTVWAGTVDRRLMLAGLVGLMAVANLACALAPHFAVILAARLAVGISVGGFWAIAGGLASRLVPPQQIGRATTVIFGGVSTASVLGVPAGTLIGEVAGWRAAFAAVGVLGLTALAALLLLVPSLPAQRTIAFAHLPRLLRTHGSVRIGLIATALLVTGHFAAYTFLRPLLRDLAGIDDELVGALLMGYGVAGVAGNFVAGHRASRQLRGTLALIAAALAAATALFALAVTGPVTATVLVLVWGLAYGGVSVTLQTWMLRAAPDQTESASSLFVAVFNLSIALGALLGGLTADTLATTGVLWLACGLTLATAFTALGTRDQRML
- a CDS encoding RrF2 family transcriptional regulator codes for the protein MSEGVEWALHTCLNLTWIDDGAPVPAAALAAYFKLPPAYLNKQLQALVRAGIVSSVPGPRGGFQLARAPRDISVLDVVVAIEGAEEAFRCTEILRDAPDGEPEADYRATCVISQVMRKAELAWRRELAGRSLAEVKATVEAQVPGVAERTRRGLRNRRV